Proteins co-encoded in one Arachis hypogaea cultivar Tifrunner chromosome 13, arahy.Tifrunner.gnm2.J5K5, whole genome shotgun sequence genomic window:
- the LOC112736055 gene encoding uncharacterized protein — translation MSVEIIDGTTITSFVEDEEAFSASVSDLFAELDADKDGLLSYMEMVKELQRLRVMETHFGVDVKRDPEEVARVYESLFVQFDHDMNGRVDEDEFKKETKKMLLAIANGLGSLPVQMALEHDSLLLKAVKHEYSCAAASANNNLLANAA, via the coding sequence ATGAGCGTAGAAATCATAGACGGCACCACCATCACCAGCTTCGTGGAAGACGAGGAGGCCTTCTCCGCGTCAGTGAGCGATCTCTTCGCTGAACTGGATGCGGACAAAGACGGCCTCCTATCTTACATGGAGATGGTGAAGGAGCTCCAGAGGCTGAGGGTGATGGAGACGCACTTCGGCGTGGACGTGAAGCGCGATCCCGAGGAGGTGGCGCGTGTGTACGAGTCGCTGTTCGTGCAGTTTGACCACGACATGAATGGGAGAGTggatgaggatgagttcaagaaGGAAACAAAGAAGATGCTTCTGGCCATAGCGAATGGGCTTGGATCGTTGCCGGTTCAGATGGCACTTGAACATGATAGTCTACTCTTGAAGGCGGTCAAACATGAATATTCTTGTGCTGCTGCTTCTGCTAATAATAATCTTCTTGCTAATGCTGcttag
- the LOC112735494 gene encoding uncharacterized protein, whose translation MSVEIIDGTTITSFMEDEEVFSTSVSDLFAELDADKDGLLSYTEMVKELQRLRVMETHFGVDVKHDPEEVARVYESLFVQFDHDMNGRVDEDEFKKETKKMLLAMANGLGSLSVQMALEHDSLLLKAVKREYSCAAASANNNFLANAA comes from the coding sequence ATGAGCGTAGAAATCATAGACGGCACCACCATCACCAGCTTCATGGAAGACGAGGAGGTCTTCTCCACGTCAGTGAGCGACCTCTTCGCTGAACTGGATGCGGACAAAGACGGCCTCCTATCTTACACGGAGATGGTGAAGGAGCTCCAGAGGCTGAGGGTGATGGAGACGCACTTCGGCGTGGACGTGAAGCACGATCCCGAGGAGGTGGCGCGTGTGTACGAGTCGCTGTTCGTACAATTTGACCACGACATGAATGGGAGAGTggatgaggatgagttcaagaaGGAAACAAAGAAGATGCTTCTGGCCATGGCGAATGGGCTTGGATCGTTGTCGGTTCAGATGGCACTTGAACATGACAGTCTACTCTTGAAGGCTGTCAAACGTGAATATTCCTGTGCTGCTGCTTCTGCTAATAATAATTTTCTTGCTAATGCTGcttag